The Hymenobacter sp. DG01 genome has a segment encoding these proteins:
- the cphA gene encoding cyanophycin synthetase — MKIIDLRTMRGPSYWSVKHHKLIVMKVDLQDLADTWSNSVPALAEQLPKLLPELAQPQPTDAEKLSVKHPPLTEEQLIDGEPLSHVILHVALALQRTAGMPVFWGKSYPAHQEGVDFVVFSYQEERAGRVAAEAAVQLVEDICQGQPVNLKPIIDELHEIREEEFFGPSTYSIVAEAASRNIPYIQLKNSNIIQLGYGVNQKRIWATTTSYTSHAGVEVAGNKNRTKAMLKDAGVPVPYGTTVYSEDSLRDAVEELGFPIVTKPLDGNHGKGATIRIMSWEDAVEGLKAAQKYSRAVIVEQFIEGHDYRLLVVNGKLIAAAKRTPAAVTGDGASTIQQLIDKVNEDPRRGVGHEKELTSIKADQHTLDILKTHDLTLDSVLPAGQELYLKSTANISTGGTATDVTDLVHPYNVLLAERVAGIVGLDICGIDLLTSDIAIPLNETRGAVIEVNAAPGFRMHIAPTEGLPRNVAAPVVDMLFPAGSTARIPIIAVTGTNGKTTTTHLLSHIVASKGYKVGHTTTSGIYIQGVQLQSGDCTGGQSAEFVLKDPTVNFAVLETARGGMLRSGLGFHTCDIAIVTNVAADHLGMRDIYTVEEMAAVKGVLPRTVRKNGWAVLNADDDLVYAMREKLECRVALFSMNEHSPRIREHAENGGLAAVYEEGYITIYKNSYKLRIDRAAEFPITFGGRATFNIENSLAAALACYCYGFDKDDIKQALRTFVPSAAKTPGRMNVYKFPTFEVIVDYAHNTHGIEKFAEFLNATEATRKVGVVSGLGDRRDEDTLSFARVAGRIFDEVVLRQDRDLRGKTAEELKEIMTRGLRLDTPDLPITYIENEMDAIDHVLATAQPGSVVVLFTENIKATLKKLDDFESRI, encoded by the coding sequence ATGAAAATTATTGACCTCCGCACAATGCGCGGGCCTAGCTACTGGTCTGTGAAGCATCACAAATTGATTGTGATGAAAGTGGACCTGCAGGATCTGGCCGATACGTGGTCGAACAGTGTGCCTGCCTTGGCTGAGCAGTTGCCCAAGCTGCTGCCCGAATTGGCACAGCCTCAGCCAACCGACGCCGAGAAGTTATCGGTTAAGCACCCGCCCCTGACGGAGGAACAACTGATTGACGGAGAGCCGTTGAGCCATGTAATCTTGCACGTTGCCCTGGCCCTGCAGCGGACGGCTGGTATGCCCGTGTTCTGGGGTAAGTCGTATCCGGCTCACCAGGAAGGCGTTGACTTTGTAGTGTTCAGCTACCAGGAGGAGCGCGCCGGTCGGGTAGCCGCCGAAGCGGCCGTACAGCTAGTGGAGGATATATGCCAGGGCCAGCCGGTAAACCTGAAGCCCATCATTGATGAGCTGCATGAAATTCGGGAAGAAGAATTCTTTGGGCCAAGCACGTATAGCATTGTAGCGGAAGCGGCCTCGCGTAATATCCCCTATATCCAGCTTAAAAACAGCAACATTATCCAGCTGGGCTACGGCGTGAACCAGAAACGCATCTGGGCCACTACCACCAGCTATACTTCGCACGCGGGCGTGGAGGTAGCCGGCAATAAAAACCGCACCAAGGCCATGCTCAAGGACGCGGGCGTGCCCGTACCGTACGGTACTACGGTGTACTCCGAGGATAGCCTGCGCGACGCCGTAGAGGAGCTGGGTTTTCCGATTGTGACCAAGCCCTTGGATGGCAACCACGGCAAGGGTGCTACCATCCGCATTATGAGTTGGGAGGATGCGGTAGAAGGCTTGAAAGCGGCCCAGAAGTATTCCCGCGCCGTTATAGTAGAGCAGTTTATTGAGGGCCACGACTACCGCCTGCTGGTAGTGAATGGCAAACTGATTGCGGCTGCCAAGCGCACCCCGGCTGCCGTTACCGGCGACGGTGCCAGTACCATTCAGCAGCTTATTGATAAGGTAAACGAGGACCCACGCCGTGGCGTGGGACACGAGAAAGAGCTAACCAGCATTAAGGCCGATCAGCACACCCTCGATATCCTGAAAACTCACGACCTGACCCTGGACTCGGTGCTGCCGGCCGGCCAAGAGCTCTACCTCAAGAGCACGGCCAACATCAGCACCGGTGGCACCGCCACCGACGTAACGGACCTGGTTCACCCGTACAATGTGTTGCTGGCCGAGCGCGTGGCCGGTATTGTGGGCTTGGACATCTGCGGCATCGATTTGCTGACTTCGGACATTGCCATTCCGCTCAATGAAACACGAGGTGCCGTAATTGAGGTGAACGCCGCGCCCGGCTTCCGGATGCATATTGCGCCCACCGAAGGTCTGCCCCGCAACGTAGCCGCGCCGGTGGTAGATATGCTGTTCCCGGCGGGCAGCACCGCGCGGATTCCAATTATTGCCGTTACGGGCACCAACGGGAAAACCACTACCACGCACCTTCTGTCGCATATTGTTGCTTCCAAGGGCTACAAGGTAGGCCATACCACCACCAGCGGCATTTACATTCAGGGGGTGCAACTGCAAAGCGGCGACTGCACCGGTGGGCAAAGTGCCGAGTTTGTTCTCAAAGACCCGACGGTAAACTTTGCGGTGCTCGAAACTGCCCGGGGCGGTATGCTTCGCTCGGGCCTTGGCTTCCACACCTGTGATATAGCCATTGTAACCAACGTAGCCGCCGACCACCTGGGCATGCGCGATATTTACACGGTAGAGGAAATGGCCGCTGTGAAAGGCGTACTACCCCGCACCGTGCGCAAAAACGGCTGGGCCGTCCTCAATGCCGATGATGACCTGGTGTACGCTATGCGCGAGAAGCTGGAGTGCCGGGTGGCCTTGTTCAGCATGAACGAGCACAGCCCCCGCATTCGGGAGCACGCTGAAAACGGTGGTTTGGCTGCTGTGTACGAGGAGGGCTACATCACGATTTACAAGAACAGCTACAAGCTGCGTATTGATCGGGCCGCAGAGTTTCCTATTACGTTCGGGGGTAGGGCCACCTTCAACATCGAAAACTCGCTAGCCGCGGCCCTGGCCTGCTACTGCTACGGTTTCGATAAGGACGATATCAAGCAGGCTCTGCGCACCTTCGTGCCGTCGGCGGCCAAAACGCCGGGCCGCATGAACGTGTACAAGTTCCCGACGTTCGAGGTCATTGTGGACTACGCCCACAACACCCACGGCATCGAGAAATTCGCGGAGTTCCTGAATGCCACGGAGGCTACGCGCAAGGTAGGGGTAGTCTCGGGCCTGGGCGACCGGCGCGACGAAGATACCCTGAGCTTCGCCCGTGTAGCTGGACGCATCTTCGACGAGGTAGTGCTGCGGCAGGACCGGGACCTGCGCGGTAAAACAGCCGAGGAACTCAAGGAGATTATGACGCGCGGTCTGCGCCTGGATACGCCGGATCTGCCCATCACCTACATCGAAAATGAAATGGACGCCATTGATCATGTGCTGGCTACCGCCCAGCCCGGCTCCGTGGTGGTCCTCTTTACCGAGAATATCAAAGCCACTCTCAAGAAGCTCGACGACTTCGAATCACGGATTTAG
- the apaG gene encoding Co2+/Mg2+ efflux protein ApaG, translating to MNTISTQGVTVSVTTNYLPDYSSPGQEHYVFAYKIDIRNNSEYTVKLLRRHWYIYDANGVVREVEGEGVVGQQPVLEPGESHQYVSGCNLKSGLGKMRGTYQMERLMDGSEFTVEIPEFTLVVPYRLN from the coding sequence ATGAATACCATTTCCACCCAGGGCGTAACCGTTAGCGTTACTACCAACTATCTGCCCGACTACTCGAGCCCGGGTCAGGAGCACTACGTTTTTGCTTACAAAATTGATATCCGCAACAACAGCGAGTACACCGTAAAGCTGTTGCGCCGCCACTGGTACATCTACGACGCCAACGGCGTGGTACGGGAGGTGGAAGGCGAAGGCGTGGTGGGCCAGCAGCCCGTGCTGGAGCCCGGCGAGTCGCACCAGTACGTATCGGGCTGCAACCTCAAGTCGGGGCTGGGCAAGATGCGCGGCACCTACCAGATGGAGCGCCTCATGGACGGCAGCGAGTTTACGGTGGAAATTCCCGAGTTTACCCTCGTGGTACCCTACCGCCTGAACTAG
- a CDS encoding RsiV family protein yields the protein MLVRFLLPGLVLGAALTACNSRSDKPVAQTPAATPAATTDPAQPALTDSPNTWYRQYRGLLPGSSDSITVHLQRLPSTIEETTNAGLVGFYTAADGRPHDLDGSMPAGTDSLTLRDISSEATDDNYVSPVWRLRQQGATLVGTREGRPVRLQLVQPPRGIQMVSRSFAAQVPARPDHPQDTIRGRTSLHALVPVSGVAKEALTANILRGLRGDTLDSKPVPALETLWKEQLSSFTSDYQQEVGLMLTELENDTSSYRPFATLRYEDQTSTYVLWNEGDLLSIGYFGYYYSGGAHGNYGTTVASYDTRTGRRLRSTDIFRPGTKAQLEKLLGRYARLALGLKPGQPLSNVLFENTLPATSNVYLTGGGAMFVYAPYEVASYAQGEIRVFVPFTALQPLLKPGLPVGGRGEVVRK from the coding sequence ATGCTAGTCCGTTTTCTTCTTCCTGGCCTTGTGCTGGGCGCCGCCCTGACGGCCTGTAACTCCCGCTCCGATAAGCCCGTCGCGCAAACACCTGCTGCTACCCCGGCGGCCACCACTGACCCGGCCCAACCCGCCCTCACCGATTCGCCCAACACCTGGTACCGGCAGTACCGCGGGTTGCTGCCGGGCTCCTCAGACAGCATTACGGTGCATCTGCAGCGCCTGCCTAGTACGATCGAGGAAACGACCAACGCCGGACTGGTGGGCTTTTATACCGCCGCCGATGGTCGGCCCCATGACCTGGACGGGAGCATGCCCGCCGGCACCGACAGTCTTACCCTGCGCGACATCAGCAGCGAAGCCACCGACGATAATTACGTGAGTCCGGTGTGGCGCCTGCGGCAGCAGGGGGCTACCCTGGTCGGCACGCGCGAGGGGCGGCCTGTGCGGCTGCAGTTGGTACAGCCGCCCCGGGGCATCCAAATGGTGTCGCGCAGCTTTGCCGCCCAGGTTCCCGCCCGCCCCGATCATCCACAGGATACCATTCGGGGCCGCACCTCCCTGCATGCCTTAGTGCCGGTTTCGGGGGTAGCAAAAGAGGCGCTGACGGCGAACATTCTGCGGGGTCTGCGCGGCGACACCCTCGATAGTAAGCCGGTTCCGGCTCTGGAAACCCTCTGGAAAGAGCAGCTCAGCAGCTTTACCTCCGATTATCAGCAGGAAGTTGGCTTGATGCTGACGGAATTGGAAAACGATACCAGCAGCTACCGCCCGTTTGCTACCCTCCGCTACGAGGACCAGACCAGTACCTACGTGCTCTGGAACGAAGGCGACCTGCTCAGCATCGGGTACTTCGGCTACTACTACAGTGGCGGGGCCCACGGCAACTACGGTACCACCGTTGCCAGCTACGATACCCGCACGGGGCGGCGCCTGCGCTCCACCGATATTTTCCGGCCTGGCACCAAAGCGCAGCTGGAAAAGCTGCTGGGCCGCTACGCCCGCCTGGCACTGGGCCTGAAGCCCGGGCAGCCCCTTTCCAATGTGCTGTTCGAAAATACCCTGCCCGCTACCTCAAACGTGTACCTGACCGGCGGCGGGGCCATGTTTGTGTATGCTCCCTACGAGGTAGCCTCCTATGCCCAAGGTGAAATCCGGGTGTTCGTGCCCTTTACGGCCCTGCAGCCCCTCCTGAAGCCTGGGTTACCCGTAGGAGGTAGGGGGGAGGTAGTACGGAAATGA
- a CDS encoding methyltransferase domain-containing protein: MHPDSQLDATYWQQRYLAGQTGWDTGGITPPLRDYFVQLGPPDARRILIPGAGRAYEAEYLHRQGWPNVWMADVASAPLRELQQRVPDFPAQHLLQQDFFALEPTPPYDLIVEQTFFCALEPRLRPAYAQQCAHLLRPGGTLMGLLFDTEFSQPGPPFGGSKEEYRSYFAPYFDFVHFDAAINSLPPRQGRELFMCLKKK; the protein is encoded by the coding sequence ATGCACCCGGATTCGCAACTTGATGCCACGTACTGGCAGCAGCGCTACCTGGCCGGCCAAACCGGCTGGGATACGGGTGGTATAACGCCCCCTCTGCGGGATTATTTTGTGCAGCTGGGGCCACCCGATGCCCGCCGCATCCTGATTCCGGGGGCTGGCCGGGCCTACGAAGCTGAGTACCTGCACCGCCAGGGCTGGCCCAACGTGTGGATGGCCGACGTGGCCTCTGCACCCCTGCGCGAGCTGCAGCAGCGCGTGCCTGACTTCCCGGCTCAGCACCTTCTGCAGCAGGATTTCTTTGCCCTGGAGCCTACCCCTCCCTACGACCTGATAGTAGAGCAAACCTTCTTCTGCGCTCTGGAGCCCCGGCTGCGCCCTGCCTACGCTCAGCAATGCGCCCATTTGCTGCGGCCGGGAGGTACCCTGATGGGCTTACTGTTCGATACAGAATTCAGCCAGCCTGGCCCGCCTTTCGGTGGCTCGAAAGAGGAATACCGGAGCTACTTTGCACCGTACTTCGATTTCGTGCACTTCGATGCGGCTATCAACTCGTTGCCACCCCGTCAGGGGCGGGAACTGTTTATGTGTTTGAAAAAGAAGTGA
- a CDS encoding acyl-CoA desaturase, translating to MQAPKFAASRSFHQELKRRTNAYFQEAGKSTTGGTSLFMKALILTTAFVVVYLHVVFWTPSAALAVLECVLLGLIGAAIGFNVMHDGAHGSFSKKKWMNQFAAFTLNVMGGNSYMWNAKHNLIHHMYTNVEGVDDDLDAQPWLRLSPEQPRRKLHRFQHLYFWFFYALLFIAWIFYMDYQKYFRGKIGEMPIKKMTASDQGVFWGFKALHLGLFVALPIYTTGFVAWLVGFLVFAAVAGFTLSIVFQLAHTVEHTSFVIPHETTRKIEDEWAIHQVKTTANFATDSKVISWLVGGLNFQVEHHLFPNISHVHYPALNKIIRQVCAEFGVEYNEYPKMRYAVASHVAHLRELGRG from the coding sequence ATGCAAGCACCCAAATTCGCGGCCTCCCGCTCTTTTCACCAGGAGCTGAAGCGCCGCACCAACGCCTACTTTCAGGAGGCCGGTAAATCCACCACCGGCGGTACCAGCCTGTTCATGAAGGCCCTCATCCTGACGACTGCCTTTGTGGTTGTGTACCTCCACGTCGTATTCTGGACACCTTCCGCCGCGCTGGCCGTGCTGGAGTGCGTGCTGCTGGGCCTCATCGGGGCCGCCATCGGCTTCAACGTCATGCACGACGGCGCCCACGGCTCCTTCAGCAAAAAGAAGTGGATGAACCAGTTTGCCGCTTTCACCCTGAACGTAATGGGTGGCAACTCCTACATGTGGAATGCCAAGCACAACCTCATCCACCACATGTACACCAATGTGGAAGGCGTGGACGATGACCTCGACGCACAGCCCTGGCTGCGCCTGAGCCCGGAGCAGCCCCGCCGCAAGCTGCACCGCTTCCAGCACCTCTATTTCTGGTTTTTCTACGCCCTGCTGTTCATCGCCTGGATTTTCTACATGGACTACCAGAAGTATTTCCGCGGCAAAATCGGCGAAATGCCCATCAAGAAGATGACGGCCTCTGATCAGGGCGTGTTCTGGGGCTTCAAGGCCCTGCACCTGGGCTTGTTCGTGGCGCTGCCCATCTACACCACCGGCTTTGTGGCCTGGCTAGTAGGCTTCCTAGTATTCGCGGCCGTGGCTGGTTTCACCCTGAGCATTGTCTTCCAGCTGGCCCACACCGTGGAGCACACCAGCTTTGTAATACCCCACGAAACCACCCGCAAGATTGAAGACGAGTGGGCCATTCACCAGGTGAAAACCACTGCCAACTTCGCTACCGACAGTAAGGTGATTAGCTGGCTGGTGGGCGGCCTCAACTTCCAGGTCGAGCACCATCTGTTCCCCAATATCTCCCACGTTCACTACCCCGCCCTGAACAAGATTATCCGCCAGGTATGCGCGGAGTTCGGCGTGGAGTACAACGAGTACCCCAAGATGCGCTACGCGGTAGCTTCGCACGTGGCGCACTTGCGCGAGTTGGGTAGGGGGTAG
- the rpsA gene encoding 30S ribosomal protein S1: MAEVVDNFDWDNVSANAFGGNYTAEQRAEMEQMYSSTLNTVQEEEVIKGTVVGITDRDVILNIGFKSDGLVPLSEFRDLPELKVGDEVEVFIEDQEDQNGQLILSRKKAKIKQAWKAIYDALENDTVLEGVVKRRTKGGLIMDLDGVEAFLPGSQIDVKPIRDFDIYVGRRMEVKVVKINAAFDNVVVSHKVLIEKDLEKQREAILNNLEKGQILEGVIKNMTNFGVFIDLGGVDGLLHITDISWGRIAHPSEVLQLDQKLNIVVLDFDEAKKRISLGLKQLTPHPWDSLPADMGVGSKVKGRIVNVADYGAFMEIIPGVEGLIHVSEMSWSQHLRNPQDFIKQGDVVEAQILTLDREDRKMSLGIKQLTEDPWTRGDFATKYAVGTNHNGLVRNLTNFGLFVELEEGVDGLVHVSDLSWTKKIKHPSEVVKVGDRLDVVVLELDVANRRLALGHKQLEENPWDTFQTVFTPGSVHKATITEKNDRGAVLELPYGIEGFAYPKSLVKEDGSNAENGETLDFRVVEFSKDDRRIVLSHTAVFNQAQEEDSRAAKFAKKKPATGAAAGAQGEGKLSDLKKAQPAEKSTLGDLDALSALRDKMLGNEQGGE, translated from the coding sequence ATGGCAGAAGTAGTAGACAACTTCGACTGGGACAACGTCTCGGCTAACGCTTTCGGTGGCAACTACACCGCTGAGCAGCGCGCTGAGATGGAGCAGATGTACAGCAGCACGCTGAACACCGTCCAGGAAGAAGAAGTAATCAAAGGCACCGTGGTGGGCATCACTGACCGCGACGTAATCCTGAACATCGGCTTCAAATCCGATGGTCTGGTGCCCCTCTCCGAATTCCGCGACCTGCCCGAGCTGAAAGTGGGCGACGAGGTAGAGGTATTCATCGAGGACCAGGAAGACCAGAACGGTCAGCTGATCCTGAGCCGTAAGAAGGCCAAGATCAAGCAGGCTTGGAAAGCTATTTACGACGCTCTGGAGAACGACACCGTTCTCGAAGGGGTAGTAAAGCGCCGCACCAAAGGTGGTCTGATCATGGATCTGGACGGCGTTGAGGCCTTCCTGCCCGGCTCGCAGATTGACGTGAAGCCCATCCGTGACTTCGACATCTATGTTGGTCGTCGTATGGAAGTGAAAGTGGTGAAAATCAACGCTGCTTTCGACAACGTGGTAGTTTCGCACAAAGTCCTGATCGAGAAAGACCTCGAGAAGCAGCGCGAAGCCATCCTCAACAACCTGGAAAAAGGCCAGATCCTCGAGGGCGTTATCAAGAACATGACCAACTTCGGTGTGTTCATCGACCTCGGTGGCGTAGATGGTCTGCTGCACATCACCGACATCTCGTGGGGCCGTATCGCTCACCCGAGCGAAGTACTGCAGCTCGACCAGAAGCTGAACATCGTAGTTCTGGACTTCGACGAAGCCAAGAAGCGTATCAGCCTCGGCCTGAAGCAGCTGACTCCTCACCCATGGGATTCGCTGCCCGCCGATATGGGCGTAGGCTCGAAAGTGAAAGGCCGCATCGTGAACGTTGCCGACTACGGTGCGTTCATGGAAATCATCCCCGGCGTAGAAGGCCTGATCCACGTTTCGGAAATGTCGTGGAGCCAGCACCTGCGTAACCCGCAGGACTTCATCAAGCAGGGCGACGTAGTAGAGGCTCAGATCCTGACCCTCGACCGCGAAGACCGCAAGATGAGCCTAGGCATCAAGCAACTGACCGAAGATCCGTGGACCCGTGGTGACTTCGCTACGAAGTACGCCGTAGGTACCAACCACAACGGTCTGGTGCGCAACCTGACCAACTTCGGCCTGTTCGTAGAGCTGGAAGAAGGTGTGGACGGCCTCGTGCACGTTTCCGACCTGTCGTGGACCAAGAAGATCAAGCATCCTTCGGAAGTTGTGAAGGTGGGTGATCGTCTGGACGTGGTAGTTCTGGAGCTGGACGTAGCCAACCGTCGTCTGGCCCTGGGTCACAAGCAGCTGGAAGAAAACCCCTGGGATACGTTCCAGACGGTGTTCACCCCCGGCTCGGTACACAAGGCTACCATCACCGAGAAAAACGACCGTGGCGCGGTTCTCGAACTGCCTTACGGCATCGAAGGCTTCGCTTATCCGAAGTCGCTGGTGAAGGAAGACGGCAGCAACGCTGAAAACGGCGAAACGCTGGACTTCCGCGTGGTTGAGTTCTCGAAAGATGACCGTCGCATCGTGCTGTCGCACACTGCGGTGTTCAACCAGGCTCAGGAAGAAGACAGCCGCGCTGCCAAGTTCGCGAAGAAGAAGCCTGCTACTGGTGCCGCTGCCGGCGCTCAGGGCGAAGGCAAACTGAGCGACCTGAAAAAGGCTCAGCCGGCCGAGAAATCGACCCTCGGTGACCTGGACGCTCTGTCGGCTCTGCGCGACAAGATGCTGGGTAACGAGCAGGGCGGCGAGTAA
- the kdsA gene encoding 3-deoxy-8-phosphooctulonate synthase, whose translation MIEALANALPHFRNTNSGQFFLMAGPCVIEGEDMALRIAEQVRHITDKLQIPYIFKGSYRKANRSRLDSYTGIGDEKALRILQKVGREIGVPTVTDIHESEEAAFAAEYVDVLQIPAFLCRQTDLLIAAAKTGKVVNVKKGQFLSGESMQFAVDKVKQSGNDNVILTDRGNSFGYSDLVVDFRNLPVMREFGVPVVMDVTHSLQQPNQSSGVTGGKPQLIETIAKAAIAVGADGLFIETHPTPATAKSDGANMLALDRLEDLLVKLTRVREAVR comes from the coding sequence ATGATTGAAGCCTTAGCCAACGCACTACCCCACTTTCGCAACACCAACTCCGGCCAGTTTTTCCTGATGGCCGGCCCCTGCGTAATTGAGGGCGAAGACATGGCCCTGCGCATTGCCGAGCAGGTGCGCCACATCACCGATAAGCTCCAGATTCCGTACATCTTCAAAGGCTCCTATCGCAAAGCCAACCGTTCCCGCCTCGACTCCTACACCGGCATCGGCGACGAAAAAGCGCTGCGTATTCTGCAGAAGGTAGGCCGCGAAATCGGGGTGCCCACCGTTACCGATATTCATGAGTCGGAGGAGGCTGCCTTCGCGGCCGAGTACGTGGACGTGCTTCAGATTCCGGCCTTCCTGTGCCGCCAGACCGACTTGCTGATTGCTGCCGCGAAAACTGGTAAGGTAGTGAACGTGAAAAAAGGCCAGTTCCTGAGCGGCGAGTCCATGCAGTTTGCGGTGGATAAGGTAAAGCAGTCGGGCAACGACAACGTTATCCTGACGGACCGCGGCAACTCCTTCGGCTATTCTGACCTGGTAGTGGATTTCCGCAACCTGCCCGTGATGCGTGAGTTTGGCGTACCTGTAGTGATGGACGTGACGCACTCTTTGCAGCAGCCCAACCAGAGCAGCGGCGTTACAGGCGGTAAGCCCCAGCTTATCGAAACCATTGCCAAGGCGGCCATTGCTGTAGGCGCCGATGGGTTGTTCATTGAAACTCACCCAACGCCGGCCACGGCCAAGTCGGATGGGGCCAATATGCTGGCGCTTGACCGGCTGGAAGACCTGTTGGTAAAGCTTACCCGGGTACGGGAAGCGGTGCGCTAA
- a CDS encoding O-methyltransferase encodes MLFQILSYLRFLARSGNAHGLHSPFVFGLYAHVINHTGHFRAYDAIEARRQELLTDSTQIEVTDFGAGSRTRVGRTRRLQDIARTAAKPPRLAQLLFRLVNHFRPRTVVELGTSLGLTTAYLSAADSRARVLTFEGCPQTAAIARETFSRLDLTKVELVAGNLDDTLAPTLAALTQPVDFAFFDGNHRLEPTLRYFELLNQHRTEHSVFVLDDIHWSAEMEQAWGTVQQHPDVALTIDLFYIGLVFFRRNQPKQHFTLRFDYLLDKVLERTRRLSA; translated from the coding sequence TTGCTTTTTCAAATCCTCAGCTACCTCCGCTTCCTGGCCCGGTCCGGCAATGCGCACGGGCTGCATTCGCCGTTCGTGTTCGGCCTCTACGCCCACGTCATTAACCACACCGGCCACTTTCGGGCTTATGACGCTATAGAAGCCCGGCGGCAGGAGCTGCTCACCGACTCAACCCAAATTGAAGTCACGGATTTTGGGGCCGGCTCCCGCACCCGGGTAGGGCGCACGCGGCGCCTGCAGGATATTGCCCGCACCGCCGCCAAGCCGCCCCGGCTGGCGCAGCTGCTCTTTCGACTGGTGAACCACTTCCGGCCCCGGACCGTGGTGGAGCTAGGCACTTCGCTGGGCCTGACTACCGCCTACCTCAGTGCCGCCGACTCGCGGGCGCGAGTCCTTACCTTTGAAGGCTGCCCGCAGACTGCGGCCATCGCGCGCGAAACATTTTCACGGCTGGATCTGACAAAGGTAGAGCTGGTGGCGGGCAACCTCGACGATACGCTGGCCCCTACCCTCGCCGCCCTTACCCAGCCGGTGGACTTTGCCTTTTTCGACGGCAACCACCGCCTGGAGCCTACGCTGCGCTACTTTGAGTTACTAAATCAGCACCGCACCGAGCACAGCGTTTTCGTGCTCGACGACATTCACTGGTCGGCGGAAATGGAGCAGGCCTGGGGCACCGTGCAGCAACACCCCGATGTAGCCCTGACCATTGACCTTTTCTATATCGGCCTGGTTTTCTTCCGGCGGAATCAGCCCAAACAGCACTTTACGCTGCGTTTCGACTACCTGCTGGATAAAGTGCTGGAGCGTACCCGTCGGCTTTCCGCCTGA
- the ung gene encoding uracil-DNA glycosylase, translated as MSVKIEESWRKVLAAEFEKPYFQHLIAFVKGEYATATVYPPGPLIFHAFEACPFNEVKVVILGQDPYHGKGQAHGLSFSVAEGVRTPPSLQNIFKELQSDLPGTPPPPNGNLDRWAQQGVLLLNATLTVRAGEPASHQKKGWEQFTDAVIQQISDLKENVVFILWGASAQKKGEIIDARKHLVLKAAHPSPYAADRGFFGSHPFSQTNAYLQQHGQPPINW; from the coding sequence ATGTCTGTAAAGATAGAAGAAAGCTGGCGCAAGGTGCTAGCTGCCGAGTTTGAAAAGCCGTATTTTCAGCATCTGATTGCGTTTGTGAAGGGTGAGTACGCCACGGCTACCGTCTATCCGCCCGGCCCCCTGATTTTCCACGCTTTCGAGGCCTGCCCCTTCAACGAAGTTAAAGTAGTGATTCTGGGTCAGGACCCCTACCACGGCAAGGGGCAGGCCCACGGCCTGAGCTTTTCGGTGGCCGAAGGGGTACGCACGCCGCCTTCTTTGCAGAATATATTCAAGGAGCTGCAGAGCGACCTGCCTGGTACCCCTCCACCTCCCAACGGCAACCTCGACCGGTGGGCCCAGCAGGGCGTGCTGCTACTGAACGCTACCCTGACGGTGCGCGCCGGAGAGCCGGCCAGTCATCAGAAGAAAGGCTGGGAGCAGTTTACCGATGCTGTTATCCAGCAGATTTCCGATCTAAAGGAAAACGTAGTGTTCATTCTCTGGGGGGCGTCGGCCCAGAAAAAAGGCGAAATCATTGATGCGCGCAAGCACCTCGTGCTCAAGGCAGCCCACCCTTCTCCCTACGCCGCCGACCGGGGCTTCTTCGGCTCCCACCCCTTCAGCCAAACCAACGCCTACCTCCAGCAGCACGGCCAACCCCCCATCAACTGGTAA